A stretch of the Aphis gossypii isolate Hap1 chromosome 2, ASM2018417v2, whole genome shotgun sequence genome encodes the following:
- the LOC126550340 gene encoding uncharacterized protein LOC126550340 — protein sequence MADTKIISASCPDLTINHEWTVKKLNYEKKTKSLPNMAFVCHELEKETKNTDVSLTFKIEEHDKKFSASCPDLTVNHEWTIKKLNSNKKTKSLPNMALLCHELKVDTKITGVSNIFKIEKHTDKLSVSCPNLMQNHELTIKKLNCDNKTKSLPNMILTHSDELEVKKTYDSEKITEIECAKEEIEVPKKKRRTIYKRVKRFFRGLCCCCAKP from the exons atggcagatacaaaaataattagtgcGTCTTGTCCAGATTTGACGATAAATCACGAATGGACAGTTAAGAAATtgaactatgaaaaaaaaacaaagtcaTTGCCAAATATGGCATTTGTATGTCATGAATTGGAAAAAGAGACAAAAAATACAGATGTAAgtctaacatttaaaatcgaaGAACACGACAAAAAATTTAGCGCGTCTTGTCCAGATTTGACGGTAAATCACGAAtggacaataaaaaaattaaactctaataaaaaaacaaagtcGTTGCCAAATATGGCATTGTTATGTCATGAATTGAAG GTAGACACAAAAATCACGGgtgtaagtaatatatttaaaatcgagAAACACACCGATAAACTTAGCGTGTCTTGTCCAAACTTGATGCAGAATCACGAattaaccattaaaaaattgaactgtgataacaaaacaaaatcattgcCGAATATGATATTAACACATTCTGATGAATTGGAAGTCAAAAAGACGTATGATTCGGAAAAAATTACCGAAATAGAATGCGCAAAAGAAGAAATCGAAGTCCCGAAAAAGAAAAGACGAACAATATACAAGCGAGTCAAGCGATTTTTCAGGGGCTTGTGTTGCTGCTGTGCTAAACCTtaa
- the LOC114121368 gene encoding heterogeneous nuclear ribonucleoprotein K homolog isoform X1: MDMKRFNDGHSNAPFKRPKMGPDDIELRVLIPSKVAGSIIGKGGFNISRLRTDYNATVTVPDCPGPERILTIISSNDNALKVLGEVMGNLEDGGSRFKRGGAGGGQGNNDNQGETDVDVRMLVHQSQAGCIIGKGGLKVKELREKTGSRIKIYTSCCPMSTDRVVQITGKPNTCSDCVREVLDLLKTAPVKGAEDPYDPNNFDEYYSDEYGGYGNPAGGGGMRGGNMNQRGPPGPGRFQGGGGGGPMNNRGMAYSRGGGGGRGGGGGFGGGGGGGFNNTGGGNYGGNTGGYGGGPGGYGNNVGSGNFGGGGGGYGGGFDDGPMSDFSMPPPAMGAGTGKPAAFNGSTQVTIPKDLAGAIIGKAGARIRRIRQDSGAGITIGEPTEGSDERIITINGTDSQIQMAQYLLQQCVQAQKPGGPGADGFM; this comes from the exons atgg ACATGAAGAGATTCAATGATGGTCATTCCAATGCCCCATTTAAACGGCCTAAGATGGGTCCTGATGACATAGAATTAAGAGTTCTTATACCAAGCAAG gttgCTGGTTCGATTATTGGTAAGGGTGGATTCAACATTTCCAGACTGCGTACAGAC TACAATGCCACAGTCACTGTCCCAGATTGCCCGGGTCCTGAACG aATACTGACTATTATATCAAGTAATGACAATGCTTTGAAAGTTTTGGGTGAAGTTATGGGTAATTTAGAAGATGGTGGTTCa aGATTTAAACGTGGTGGAGCTGGCGGCGGTCAaggtaataatgataatcaaGGAGAGACTGATGTTGATGTCAGAATGTTAGTACACCAAAGTCAAGCTGGATGTATAATTGGAAAAGGAGGATTAAAAGTTAAAGAGCTGAGAGAG aaaactgGATCACggattaaaatttacacgAGTTGTTGTCCTATGAGCACTGATAGAGTTGTTCAAATAACTGGAAAACCAAATACCTGTTCAGATTGCGTAAGGGAAGTCCTGGATTTACTAAAAAct gcaCCCGTTAAAGGAGCAGAAGATCCTTATGATCctaataattttgacgaatacTATTCTGATGAATATGGTGGTTATGGTAATCCAGCTGGTGGTGGTGGTATGAGAGGCGGTAATATGAATCAACGTGGACCACCTGGACCAGGAAGATTCCAAggcggtggtggtggtggacCTATGAACAACCGTGGAAT gGCTTATTCCAGAGGCGGCGGTGGTGGTCGTGGTGGCGGTGGTGGCTttggcggcggtggcggtggagGATTCAATAATACTGGTGGAGGAAATTATGGAGGCAATACTGGAGGCTATGGTGGTGGACCAGGTGGTTATGGGAATAATGTTGGATCTGGAAACtttggtggcggcggcggaggTTATGGTG gtgGCTTTGACGATGGTCCTATGAGTGATTTTAGTATGCCTCCCCCAGCTATGGGTGCTGGAACTGGGAAACCTGCAGCTTTTAACGGTTCTACGCAAGTCACTATTCCGAAAGAT CTCGCGGGCGCGATAATCGGCAAGGCCGGCGCTAGAATCCGTCGCATACGCCAAGATTCAGGAGCCGGAATCACTATTGGCGAACCAACTGAAGGCTCAGATGAACGAATAATCACTATAAATGGCACAGACAGTCAAATTCAAATggcacaatatttattacaacaatG cgTTCAAGCCCAAAAACCTGGAGGTCCTGGTGCCGATGGcttcatgtaa
- the LOC114121368 gene encoding heterogeneous nuclear ribonucleoprotein K homolog isoform X2 — protein MKRFNDGHSNAPFKRPKMGPDDIELRVLIPSKVAGSIIGKGGFNISRLRTDYNATVTVPDCPGPERILTIISSNDNALKVLGEVMGNLEDGGSRFKRGGAGGGQGNNDNQGETDVDVRMLVHQSQAGCIIGKGGLKVKELREKTGSRIKIYTSCCPMSTDRVVQITGKPNTCSDCVREVLDLLKTAPVKGAEDPYDPNNFDEYYSDEYGGYGNPAGGGGMRGGNMNQRGPPGPGRFQGGGGGGPMNNRGMAYSRGGGGGRGGGGGFGGGGGGGFNNTGGGNYGGNTGGYGGGPGGYGNNVGSGNFGGGGGGYGGGFDDGPMSDFSMPPPAMGAGTGKPAAFNGSTQVTIPKDLAGAIIGKAGARIRRIRQDSGAGITIGEPTEGSDERIITINGTDSQIQMAQYLLQQCVQAQKPGGPGADGFM, from the exons ATGAAGAGATTCAATGATGGTCATTCCAATGCCCCATTTAAACGGCCTAAGATGGGTCCTGATGACATAGAATTAAGAGTTCTTATACCAAGCAAG gttgCTGGTTCGATTATTGGTAAGGGTGGATTCAACATTTCCAGACTGCGTACAGAC TACAATGCCACAGTCACTGTCCCAGATTGCCCGGGTCCTGAACG aATACTGACTATTATATCAAGTAATGACAATGCTTTGAAAGTTTTGGGTGAAGTTATGGGTAATTTAGAAGATGGTGGTTCa aGATTTAAACGTGGTGGAGCTGGCGGCGGTCAaggtaataatgataatcaaGGAGAGACTGATGTTGATGTCAGAATGTTAGTACACCAAAGTCAAGCTGGATGTATAATTGGAAAAGGAGGATTAAAAGTTAAAGAGCTGAGAGAG aaaactgGATCACggattaaaatttacacgAGTTGTTGTCCTATGAGCACTGATAGAGTTGTTCAAATAACTGGAAAACCAAATACCTGTTCAGATTGCGTAAGGGAAGTCCTGGATTTACTAAAAAct gcaCCCGTTAAAGGAGCAGAAGATCCTTATGATCctaataattttgacgaatacTATTCTGATGAATATGGTGGTTATGGTAATCCAGCTGGTGGTGGTGGTATGAGAGGCGGTAATATGAATCAACGTGGACCACCTGGACCAGGAAGATTCCAAggcggtggtggtggtggacCTATGAACAACCGTGGAAT gGCTTATTCCAGAGGCGGCGGTGGTGGTCGTGGTGGCGGTGGTGGCTttggcggcggtggcggtggagGATTCAATAATACTGGTGGAGGAAATTATGGAGGCAATACTGGAGGCTATGGTGGTGGACCAGGTGGTTATGGGAATAATGTTGGATCTGGAAACtttggtggcggcggcggaggTTATGGTG gtgGCTTTGACGATGGTCCTATGAGTGATTTTAGTATGCCTCCCCCAGCTATGGGTGCTGGAACTGGGAAACCTGCAGCTTTTAACGGTTCTACGCAAGTCACTATTCCGAAAGAT CTCGCGGGCGCGATAATCGGCAAGGCCGGCGCTAGAATCCGTCGCATACGCCAAGATTCAGGAGCCGGAATCACTATTGGCGAACCAACTGAAGGCTCAGATGAACGAATAATCACTATAAATGGCACAGACAGTCAAATTCAAATggcacaatatttattacaacaatG cgTTCAAGCCCAAAAACCTGGAGGTCCTGGTGCCGATGGcttcatgtaa